The following nucleotide sequence is from Cygnus atratus isolate AKBS03 ecotype Queensland, Australia chromosome 15, CAtr_DNAZoo_HiC_assembly, whole genome shotgun sequence.
GGCCACCTGCCTGTGCACCgcgctgctctgcctctgccaggccccgcggggccgagcggcggcgggcgaggaggaggaggaggaggaaggcgcgGCGGAGGCGGGCTCCGTGCCGCTGCTGAAGGGCtcggcgctgctgctgctggtggcggtgctgctgggcagcctgctggcCCGCTGCTGCGGCTCGGCGGGGGGCGCTCAGCGGCACGGCACGGGGtcgggctggggggctgctgcggcTCGGCGGGGAGCCCTGGAGGGGTTCCACGCCCGGCAGCTGCGGCTCTCGCCCCACGTCCTGGGGCACAGCAAGGCGCACGTCGGCCGGGTGGTGGCCGAGCTGGTGCGCGCTGCCAAGgcgcaggggctgcagcccggccCGCTGGCCCTCAGCCTGCGAGGGGACTTCGTGCGCATCGGCAGCGCCTACGAGCAGCACAAGGTGCGAAGCCCAGACTGCTTCGACGTCCTGGTGCCGCTGCGCCTGCCGTCGCGCCTGGAGCCTGAGCCTCGAAGGGACCTGGGGCCGGGACTGGGACCGGGAGCTGCCTTCGTGTGCGGGCTGCGGGCCCCTGCGGGGGCTGGTTGGCCACGCCGCTACCGGCCCTTTACTGAGGGCTTCTGCGTGGAGCCGCAGGGCCGCTGCCTGCTCTCGTCGGCGCTGGTGCTGCGCTGGTTCCAGGGCCACCTGCAGCGCTGCCTGAGCGCCGTGCGGTACCGGCTGCAGGAGCGCTGCCGCATCAGCCTCTCGGCCTGCCCAGGGCGCCCACCGACGCTTCACATCTTGCCTTGCTCCGACTACGTGTGCTGCCACATCTCCATGGCCGTGCGCCTCATCCCCGCCATCCCCCTGGGCGACGCGCTCTACCTCACGGCCCTGCCGCCCGAGGTTCCGCAGGCAGCCCCGGCACAGGAGGCCTTGTGGGGCCTGAATGCCTCGCGGCAGGAGCAGCGGCTGCTGAGCTGGTTGAAGGAGCAAGCCCCGgcctcctcctgccacctcaAGTGCCTGCAGATCCTTAAGGGCCTGCGGGACCTCCGCAGGCAGGGCCTGGAGGAGCCGTTCTGCTCGCTGTGGGGCCAGGTGCTCTCCTCCTACGTGCTGAAGACGgccctcttctccctgctgctgcaggggccCCTGGAGGCTTGGGATGAGCGGTTCCTGGTGGAGCGGCTGGAGGACCTGGTGATGTACCTCAGGGACTGCCTGCGCAAGCAGGTGCTGATGCATTTATTCCTGGGCAACACCAGCCTCCCCGAGGCGGTGGCGCTGCCCAGGTTCCTCAAGGAAGCCGCCCCTGTGAACTTGCTGGCTCCTTTTGACGGGCCCACGCTGGACATGGCCGCCTTCCAGCTGCTGTACACCTGGAGCCAGGCCCCGCACCTCATCAGGGTGTACAGCAGACCCCGGTACCTGCGGCCAACGCCTGCCCCGTGCCGGCACGTCGTCGAGGCCCGGCAGGAGCTGCACGGAGAGTGACCGACATTGCCCGCATGCCCGTCTGCCCAGAGCCCACATCTCCCCGAGGAAGGTGGGATCCGCTGAAATGTTCTGCGGTTTTGTCCCTGACCTGAGAAAACTAGGAAACCAAAGGCCAAGACTCAAGGAAATTGTGATTGCTTCAGTTTTTTAATCTCATCCTTGTTGGTTCGTGGAGAATTGTGAAATTTCTGGGGAAATGCCTTAGTGGGGAAGTGTGAAAGTTTGGTCAGCTCCAAGCAACAATTCTGGAAATTTGTCTTAACTTGTTGTTTTATTGGCAAAATTGACCTTTTTCTGAGATTTGCTTTTTATCATACAAAATCCATTTGGGATTTAAAAATCCCATGAGTGCAAACAAAACCTCCTAATGTACCGAGATGCTCTTAAAATGAGATGAGCGTTAGAGCATGGGTGCTGATCTCAGTTTGAAATGCTCAATGACATGATTTAAATTTCCTGTGTAATCTAATACATCGTGCTGAATGGAAATATAATATGCATGCTAATGCGGCATCAAGGAAAGAAGTTAAACCTCTCTGATGTATGAAGAATCTAGTTGTGCCTTTCTGTGTTAAATGAAGGTTTTACTGAAGGATTGAAATGtggataaaaagaaacaaatagcaCTTTATTTTCACAAAGGCCTTCATTCTACCATAATTGGCTGCTCTAAATACTTGCTATGGGGGAGGCATTAGTATTTTCATAAAGGGATGATGTTTGAATCATCCCCAAGAAAACCTTCTTTTGACAGAAATACTCGGGAGTCCATTTATGGGTTCTTggttttgtaccttttttttttttttgagtaactttttctcagaattttctttaatacGAggaccaacaacaaaacaaagacattttatatttgtttcgGAACAAAGCTTCAACCAGTCCAAATCTCAGTGCTGTAAGCTGACTGCTGTGCCCTTGTGCTCTCCAGTAAGAGTGCGGTGGGATTTTTGGATTAATGCCTAGCCAGTTCTCTGACTGTGGCAGCGTTTTGACCAAATAACCTGATGGGATTTTCTAGTGCTGTGCTATAGCAAATCATTATCTTGttgtggggaggaggaagtaaaatatttcagggtACTTGATAATTCTGTAGCACGATTTCATGGTACAGTGGGGCAGTCTTAGGCTATGGATTATGGTGTCTCCTAAATGTAAGCATCAGTGAGATAATTTCCACTTGTAGTGGAAAGAGCGTTTGAGAATACTTCACATAGGGTCTTACCGGGCTGAACAGGCATCGTTTAACTGTTTGCTAAACTTCTCCCATTGGTCTTGGTGGTGAAGTTCAGCTTGAAGGAGTGCTTGGGCTTGCGGGCCTCTGGCTGGTTATGTCCTGGTCTCTGGAATAACCTGGCGAGGTGTAACGCAGCTCTGCAAGTGTCCTGTGTTCCTGGTACAGGAGCCTGATGTATCCTAGGGTGTCAGCGAATGCAGAATGGCAAATCTTTGCTTTAAGTTAAAACCTTGGGTCACCTGCTCAAGTATTTGATGTATTGAAAGCCAAAACCTGTTACTGAGTTGCTGATGCTCAGGATGTTAACATTTGCCTGATTACCCACTCTACTGTGTCCTAGGTGAGCAATCTGAAATGAATTATAAATTACTAAATGTAACTCCTGGGAAGCTTCAGGATAACTTGAAATTACTAATAcactcctcctctccctgatGTACATAGAGATACTGGTGTGCTTTATTCACAGTTCTATGcaacaaagcacaaaacaaacattttttaaatctatgaagctttataaaaatttatttttctaaatggaaaCACTCCCCAGGCAGATGTTTGCCTACTTctgtctgtgtatttttttaactgctctTGCTGTCTTATTTTCAGGTAATTATAGTGTAGGTCACACCCTCAAGTTGGGGTATTTTTATACATGAAGCGCTGTGCTTCTTTCTACAAATACAAATAGTGTATTTAAAGGTAGTACTGATCAAATGTTCTTTGCACATGGTATTTAAGGCTAAGTGTGAGCTACCTTGGtcagtggtggttttttttagtttggttgttttttttgtagcagACCATGATACGTACTGTTTCTGCAGACTTGTGTTATTTGTTGATTGAAATGTGATGCAGGTCTGCAGTCAATGGACTAGATGCAGGTCTGCCCAAAGGACTAGATGGCCAGTCCAGGGTACTGTGGCTGCCTGAGCTCATGAAAAAACACTCCAGCTGTTAATTCTGGCATCATAACCGCTTCAGTCAGCCGTTGGTTTGTTCACATCGCTGTGCATCCCTCTCTCTGAAAAGTGatcttttctgtgaaaaggGATGCGTGTTTGGTGTGGATTCTGTACTGGTGGGAGTCGGTAGTAGACCTGGTAAGAACTTTGTCATTAAAGTGTAGTAAAAGGAAGAGATGGTTGCATCAGGCAATTCATGGCAAggagagatggagaaaataaatagaaaatgaaagttgGGCTGAGGGGTGAGTGAGACTGATGGTAAACTCTCAGTGAAGACGCACTACAAATAAGCCAAGGGACATGGGGTTAAGGTTGGAGATCTATTGAGAGTTAGGCAGGCTTGGGGTGGAGGGAAAAGAGATTTAACTGGGTGTTATTTTGACAGTATTTCGAAACCAATTGAATCCATCTGGGCAACCTTTCTTGAGGTGACCATGTGCATGCTGTTGGGTGAGGGCTGAGGAAGACCTCTAGACTAACTTGCAGCTCTGTTGGGCAGCTGAGACATtaagtgtattttctttatctgctgCAAAGTGTGTGTTCATGAGTCTGATTGACAAAAGGAGCTGATGGAAGTTGGGTTCTGTTACGCTGTTCATCGTACTCCACAAGAAACGTGACAGTGGTAGGAACTGTAGTGTCCTGGTGCCATTATGGAGCCTTATCTGCAAGGAGGTGTGTAGAGAACTTGACCTGGCGATACTGTACTAAATACACCAAGGTTCTGAATATGTGCCATGTGTTAAGGTCATAGCTGTTACAGTGTACTATAGGTTCAGCATGGTGGCCTCTGTACACGGAAACTGAAACGCAAATGCAGAAGAAAGAGCATGTTATTTAGCACTAATGTGGGTTCTTGGTTCTCTTTATCTGCAAGCTAGTGTTACAGAGACTTTGTGCAAATGAAGTTGGTTTTATTGAACATTGGTTGGGACGGGGAGTCACACCTGCGAAAGAGTAAGTTAATTTGCCAAAATGCATATTGGCAATGCAATGGCAATGCCAAAATGCATATACGTGACTTCTCGTTGTATTGAAAAATAGTATATATTTCTCAAAGACATCATTATTTCTTATCTGACTAAATGTCTCAAAAACATTCCTCCTCTTTTGAATTTGAATCTCTACAGAGTAATGTAAATTTCAAATGTCTGTCTGCAATAGATGTTTTTGGTACAACTATTTTTGCTGGTTAATAATTAGACCAAAGATTAAACTGAAGTGTTTGGCTGCtattgctattttttgttttgttttgttttcaaaaaaaagtgtttatagACTCAAAATGTCAGCccattttaatgaaacatttatcaattcatttcctatttaatatcaaaatacatttgcacTTTTATTGTTTCCATAAAGTTGGTgttcttgttttaatatttcactgtgGTAATAAACAGCTGTTTTAAAGCACCTGTGCCTCAAGATTGAAATTCCttgttggtttgtttatttttttgtcttagtAAAAGCTACCTGCAGCTGTGAAACTGTGATCTGCAGGTTTATATGCTCTTTAGGAGGAGACTACTAAAGTGGCAAAACCATGGGAAACCAGGAAGTCCACGCCTTGGGAGTTGTGCAGAGAGATATGGGAGGAAAGCCAGGAGAGAGACTGGAGTATGGTTATCACAGGTGGTTGTGTTGCTGAATTCTGAAATGGAGCACGCTGAGGTTTTGTGCCTGCAGTGCTCTGAGGTTAGGAAGGTATCGGTTCTTGCTTCCCCACCTTCTGTTTCGGGTCACTgcacaaaatctgcttttcctggTGCTTACTGACGAGCTAGGACTTCATTTCACGGTATCTCTGTGAGCTTTTCAGCATGGCATGTACAAACACGCCTCCGTTCCAAACCACGTAGGTTGTGCTTtattaaatatggaaaaaacTCCCGCTGAAGCCAGCAGGAGTTGAGTGGATGGACCAGCAAGTTACCTGTCCTTTACTACTCTTTGGTAAGAAGCCAGAATTAAACACTTGTGGCTTGTGCTGATTTTCCCTATTAATGAATGGAATAACAACAAGATTTCTACATTTTTGATCATTAAATCAAAACTATGTTGCAAATAACTATCTCCAGATCTTTGTGTGCCTGCCTCTTACATTGTTGACAGTAGCTTCTCTAAGAGGGGGCCCAAGCATTTTATAAAACTGAGGAAGTCCAGCTGGTTAATGGACTTCTCACTTGCAAACATTTAAGGAATATCAGTTTTTTAGTGTCAACACTCACTCACCCAAGTCAGAACAGAGGAAGTGTATTTAGATCTTTACCtctttaataaaattatctCATATTAATGGCTTCCTTTAAAAGCAGTAGCAAGTCTCTGGTCtccattaatttctttctctgaagtgtTTCTCCATTTGAATCCTTAGTTTCTATTCAGCAGAAAATCATCAGAGAAACAtaggcattttctttcatgataaATCTGTTGTTAACCAAAAATTAACTGGCCTAAGGACTTGCATGCttggtgtttaaagaaaagcc
It contains:
- the ITPRIPL2 gene encoding inositol 1,4,5-trisphosphate receptor-interacting protein-like 2, with the translated sequence MEKSGSAIWRKPRSKQQQRQQAGGRAAVGNGAAAALGAAEGDGGGGAGRSPPAGPGGGQHGPSPRRAPAVSDSLDARVLWPLATCLCTALLCLCQAPRGRAAAGEEEEEEEGAAEAGSVPLLKGSALLLLVAVLLGSLLARCCGSAGGAQRHGTGSGWGAAAARRGALEGFHARQLRLSPHVLGHSKAHVGRVVAELVRAAKAQGLQPGPLALSLRGDFVRIGSAYEQHKVRSPDCFDVLVPLRLPSRLEPEPRRDLGPGLGPGAAFVCGLRAPAGAGWPRRYRPFTEGFCVEPQGRCLLSSALVLRWFQGHLQRCLSAVRYRLQERCRISLSACPGRPPTLHILPCSDYVCCHISMAVRLIPAIPLGDALYLTALPPEVPQAAPAQEALWGLNASRQEQRLLSWLKEQAPASSCHLKCLQILKGLRDLRRQGLEEPFCSLWGQVLSSYVLKTALFSLLLQGPLEAWDERFLVERLEDLVMYLRDCLRKQVLMHLFLGNTSLPEAVALPRFLKEAAPVNLLAPFDGPTLDMAAFQLLYTWSQAPHLIRVYSRPRYLRPTPAPCRHVVEARQELHGE